One genomic window of Gossypium hirsutum isolate 1008001.06 chromosome D11, Gossypium_hirsutum_v2.1, whole genome shotgun sequence includes the following:
- the LOC107923617 gene encoding 15.7 kDa heat shock protein, peroxisomal — MADGILGHPFRRLFWSPPIFREWSGSPALMDWLESPTAHIFKFNVPGYNKEDIKVQIQDGNIMHIKGEGIKEESHTKDTVWHVAERGTGKAEFSREIELPENVKIEQIKAQVENGVLTIVAPKDSTPKPSKVRNVNITSKL; from the exons ATGGCAGATGGTATATTGGGTCACCCATTCAGGCGCCTCTTTTGGAGCCCTCCAATCTTCCGTGAATGGTCTGGATCCCCCGCTCTCATGGATTGGCTCGAATCCCCCACTGCCCACATCTTCAAGTTCAACGTCCCAG GATACAATAAGGAGGATATAAAAGTGCAGATACAAGATGGGAATATTATGCATATAAAAGGAGAGGGTATTAAAGAGGAGAGTCACACGAAAGATACTGTTTGGCATGTTGCGGAGAGAGGGACAGGGAAAGCTGAATTTTCTCGGGAAATTGAATTGCCAGAAAATGTGaagattgagcagattaaggccCAAGTGGAAAACGGTGTGCTCACAATTGTTGCTCCAAAAGATTCAACTCCAAAGCCTTCTAAAGTGCGAAATGTTAACATCACTAGCAAACTCTGA
- the LOC107924508 gene encoding probable pectate lyase 8, with protein MEISRRFFFSSFTLLLVMLFVCVNGSAEKTEPNSRLAEGNKLQGLKNSSTADGLDDDKWKNEHAVDNPEEIASMVDMTIKNSTARRNLGYFSCGIGNPIDDCWRCDRRWYRRRRRLASCGIGFGRNAIGGRDGRYYVVTDPGDDNPVNPKPGTLRHAVIQDRPLWIVFKRDMVITLKQELIMNSFKTIDARGVNVHIAYGACITIQFVTNIIIHGLHIHNCKPTGNAMVRSSPSHYGWRTMADGDGISIFGSSHIWIDHNSLSNCADGLIDAVMGSTAITISNNYFTHHNEVMLLGHSDSYVRDKQMQVTIAYNHFGEGLIQRMPRCRHGYFHVVNNDYTHWEMYAIGGSANPTINSQGNRYLAPVNPFAKEVTKRVDTYSDEWKHWNWRSEGDLLLNGAYFTPSGAGRAASYARASSLSAKSSFLVGTLTSNAGALACRPGRMC; from the exons ATGGAGATTTCTCGGAGATTCTTCTTCTCTTCGTTTACGTTGCTACTTGTTATGTTGTTCGTTTGTGTCAATGGCTCAGCAGAGAAAACAGAGCCGAACTCAAG GCTTGCTGAAGGAAACAAATTGCAGGGCTTGAAGAACTCATCAACGGCAGACGG GTTGGATGATGATAAATGGAAAAATGAGCACGCAGTCGACAATCCTGAAGAAATTGCTTCAATGGTTGATAT GACCATAAAAAATAGTACAGCAAGGAGAAACTTGGGATATTTCTCGTGTGGAATAGGGAATCCAATCGATGACTGTTGGAGATGTGACCGGCGATGGTATCGTAGGAGAAGACGCCTTGCAAGCTGCGGCATTGGGTTTGGACGCAATGCTATTGGTGGTCGTGATGGAAGGTACTATGTTGTGACTGACCCTGGCGATGATAACCCTGTGAACCCCAAACCAGGAACCCTCCGCCATGCTGTTATCCAAGACAGGCCTCTTTGGATCGTGTTCAAGCGTGACATGGTGATCACGTTGAAGCAGGAGTTGATAATGAACAGTTTTAAGACGATTGATGCTCGGGGCGTCAACGTGCATATCGCTTACGGGGCCTGTATCACCATCCAGTTTGTCACCAACATTATCATCCATGGACTCCACATTCATAATTGCAAGCCCACAGGCAACGCCATGGTCCGTAGCTCCCCTTCTCATTACGGATGGAGAACCATGGCTGACGGTGACGGCATTTCAATTTTCGGGTCGAGTCACATCTGGATCGACCACAACTCGCTGTCTAATTGTGCCGATGGACTTATCGATGCTGTAATGGGATCCACTGCGATCACAATCTCAAACAACTACTTCACCCATCACAATGAG GTTATGCTGTTGGGACATAGTGACTCTTATGTAAGAGACAAGCAGATGCAAGTCACCATTGCTTATAATCATTTCGGTGAGGGCCTTATCCAGAGAATGCCAAG GTGTAGACACGGATATTTCCATGTCGTAAACAATGACTACACGCACTGGGAAATGTATGCAATTGGTGGAAGTGCAAATCCCACCATTAACAGCCAAGGCAACCGTTACCTTGCCCCTGTTAATCCCTTTGCTAAGGAGGTGACAAAGAGAGTGGACACATATAGTGATGAATGGAAACATTGGAATTGGAGGTCGGAGGGAGACCTGTTGTTGAATGGAGCTTATTTCACTCCATCAGGTGCTGGAAGAGCCGCCAGCTACGCCAGGGCCTCGAGCTTGAGCGCCAAGTCGTCTTTCTTGGTCGGCACCCTTACTTCGAATGCAGGTGCCCTTGCCTGCCGCCCAGGCCGCATGTGCTAA
- the LOC107924507 gene encoding putative kinase-like protein TMKL1 has protein sequence MEVFKLYCVCIFFFFVLAKGLSSSSSSPDVELLLGKIKASLQGNTENLLLSSWNSSVPLCQWRGLKWVFSNGTPLSCTDLSSPQWTTNLSLSKDPSLHLVSLQLPSANLTGSLPRELGEFSMLQSLYLNINSLSGTIPLELGYSSSLSDIDLSDNLLTGVLAPSIWNLCERLVSLKLHGNSLSGSLPEPALPNSTCKNLQSLDLGNNKFLGDFPEFVTRFQALKELDLSSNMLSGQIPQSLATLNLGKLNLSHNNFTGMLPVFGERKFGPEAFEGNNPGLCGLPLNSCSGRSQLSPGAIAGIVIGLMTGVVVLASLFIGYMQNRKRSSNGDSEEELEEGEGDENGVGGVVSESKLILFQGGEHLTLEDVLNATGQVMEKTNYGTVYKAKLADGGNIALRLLREGSCKDRSSCLPVIKQLGKVRHENLVPLRAFYQGKRGEKLLIYDYLPNRSLHDFLHESRSGKPVLNWARRHKIALGIAKGLAHLHTGLEMPITHGNVRSKNVLVDDFFVARLTEYGLDKLMIPAVADEMVALAKTEGYKAPELQSMKKCNTRTDVYAFGILLLEILIGKKPGKNARSNDVGDLPSIVKAAVLEETTMEVFDVEVLKGIRSPMEDGLVQALKLAMGCCAPVASVRPTMDEVVKQLEDNRPRNRSALYSPSETRSEVGTPF, from the exons ATGGAGGTGTTCAAACTTTACTGTGTTtgcattttcttcttttttgtgtTGGCCAAAGGCctatcttcatcttcttcttcaccgGATGTTGAGCTTCTGTTGGGAAAGATTAAAGCTTCATTGCAAGGTAACACTGAGAACTTGCTTTTATCTTCATGGAACTCTTCGGTTCCTCTTTGCCAGTGGAGAGGACTTAAATGGGTCTTCTCCAATGGGACTCCTCTTTCTTGCACTGACCTTTCTTCACCACAATGGACTACTAACCTCTCTCTTTCCAAGGACCCATCTTTACACCTTGTTTCACTTCAGCTCCCCTCTGCTAACCTTACTGGTTCTTTACCTAGAGAGCTTGGGGAGTTCTCTATGCTTCAAAGTCTTTACCTTAACATTAACTCACTGAGTGGGACTATTCCACTTGAACTTGGTTACAGCTCTTCACTATCCGATATTGATTTGAGTGACAACTTGCTCACTGGGGTTTTAGCTCCTTCCATCTGGAACTTGTGTGAGAGACTTGTTTCTCTTAAGCTTCATGGTAATTCACTATCTGGGTCTCTTCCTGAACCTGCATTACCAAACTCCACTTGTAAGAATTTGCAGTCCCTTGATTTAGGTAACAACAAATTTTTAGGGGATTTCCCAGAGTTTGTAACTAGGTTTCAAGCTCTTAAAGAGCTTGATCTTTCGAGTAACATGCTTTCAGGTCAAATTCCACAGAGTTTGGCCACTTTAAACCTGGGAAAATTAAACCTTTCCCACAATAACTTCACTGGAATGTTGCCTGTTTTTGGTGAAAGAAAGTTTGGCCCGGAGGCTTTCGAAGGGAACAATCCAGGGCTATGTGGGTTGCCTTTGAATAGTTGTAGTGGCAGGTCACAGCTGAGTCCAGGTGCAATTGCTGGCATTGTGATTGGTCTAATGACTGGAGTGGTAGTTTTGGCATCATTGTTCATTGGCTATATGCAAAACAGGAAGAGGAGCAGCAATGGAGATAGTGAGGAGGAACTGGAAGAAGGAGAGggggatgaaaacggggtcgggGGAGTTGTCAGTGAGAGCAAGCTTATTTTGTTCCAAGGCGGGGAGCATTTGACATTAGAGGATGTACTGAATGCAACTGGTCAAGTCATGGAGAAGACAAATTATGGGACTGTTTATAAGGCAAAGCTTGCTGATGGTGGAAATATAGCATTGAGGTTGTTGAGGGAAGGCAGTTGTAAGGACAGGAGTTCATGTCTGCCTGTCATAAAGCAGCTGGGGAAGGTTAGACATGAGAATTTGGTTCCACTGAGAGCATTCTATCAGGGGAAAAGAGGGGAGAAGCTTCTAATTTATGACTATCTTCCAAATAGAAGCCTACATGACTTTTTACATG AATCAAGATCAGGAAAGCCAGTTCTAAATTGGGCTCGACGGCACAAAATCGCATTGGGGATAGCCAAAGGATTAGCACATCTTCATACAGGTCTCGAGATGCCGATCACCCATGGGAATGTTAGGTCCAAAAATGTGCTTGTAGATGACTTCTTTGTAGCCAGGCTCACCGAATATGGACTCGACAAGCTAATGATTCCGGCTGTGGCCGATGAAATGGTTGCCCTCGCAAAGACCGAAGGTTACAAGGCACCGGAACTTCAAAGCATGAAGAAATGCAACACCAGAACTGACGTTTATGCATTTGGGATACTGTTATTGGAGATTTTGATCGGCAAGAAGCCTGGGAAAAATGCAAGAAGCAACGATGTTGGGGATTTGCCTTCGATTGTGAAAGCAGCAGTTTTGGAAGAGACAACAATGGAGGTTTTCGACGTAGAAGTGTTGAAAGGTATCCGAAGTCCGATGGAAGACGGGTTAGTTCAAGCACTAAAGCTTGCAATGGGATGTTGTGCTCCGGTAGCTTCTGTGAGACCCACCATGGATGAAGTTGTGAAGCAGCTGGAAGACAATAGACCAAGGAACAGATCCGCTTTATATAGCCCTTCAGAAACAAGGAGTGAAGTTGGCACCCCATTTTGA
- the LOC107922939 gene encoding pentatricopeptide repeat-containing protein At5g48910 — translation MNPTTIAATAGSPTHPSSLFPQITRCKTMRELHQVHALFLKTGQIHDPLAAAEILKFCSLSAHRDIGYARKVFRQMSEPNCFSWNTFIRALTESDENDETNEPLEALLLFTEMLTDGTVLPNRFTFPSVFKACARTGKLLEGEQVHGLAVKFGFEKDEFVASNLVRMYVMCGAMEKAQFLLNKMMVEFENDGKLVNDKRRIEGNIVLWNVMIDGYIRIGDLTAARELFDKMSQRSVISWNVMISGYAQNGYFMEAIEMFRLMQMGKVRPNYVTLVSVLSAISRIGALELGKWVHLYAERNDIVIDDVLGSALIDMYAKCGSIEKAVQVFNRISKPNTITWSAIIGGLAIHGRAKDALDYFSRMEREGVTPSGVVYIGILTACSHAGLVEEGRLFFNHIVNEVDFEHRLEHYGCMVDLLGRAGLLKEAEEFILNMPIKPDDVTWKALLGACKMHGNIEMGDRVAQILMNMAPRDSGAYVALSNIYAACRDWESVARVRLKMNEMNVRKDPGCSWIELDGIVHQFLVEDDSHPRAKEIHSMLLEIAEQMRLVGYKPDTSQVLLNIDDEEEKESILYYHSERIAIAFGLISTNPGTPLRIVKNLRVCDDCHSWIKLISKIYKREIIVRDRRRFHHFENGLCSCKDYW, via the coding sequence ATGAACCCAACAACAATCGCCGCCACCGCTGGATCACCTACCCACCCTTCATCGCTCTTCCCACAAATTACAAGATGCAAAACCATGAGAGAACTTCACCAAGTCCACGCCCTCTTCCTCAAAACAGGCCAAATCCACGACCCTTTAGCCGCAGCCGAAATTCTCAAATTCTGCTCCCTTTCCGCTCACCGTGACATCGGCTACGCCCGCAAGGTTTTCCGCCAAATGAGCGAACCTAACTGTTTTTCTTGGAACACATTCATCCGAGCTCTAACGGAATCTGATGAAAACGATGAAACGAATGAACCGCTAGAAGCATTGCTTTTATTCACTGAAATGCTCACCGACGGGACCGTTTTGCCTAATAGATTTACTTTTCCTTCGGTTTTTAAGGCCTGTGCTAGAACTGGGAAGCTTCTAGAAGGGGAACAGGTTCATGGTTTAGCTGTGAaatttgggtttgaaaaagatgAGTTTGTTGCGAGCAATCTTGTAAGAATGTATGTTATGTGTGGAGCCATGGAGAAAGCTCAGTTTCTGCTTAACAAAATGATGGTTGAATTTGAAAATGATGGCAAATTAGTAAATGATAAGAGGAGAATAGAGGGTAATATTGTTTTATGGAATGTGATGATCGATGGGTATATCAGAATTGGGGATTTAACGGCTGCTAGGGAATTGTTTGATAAAATGTCTCAAAGAAGTGTAATTTCATGGAATGTGATGATTTCCGGATACGCCCAAAATGGATATTTTATGGAAGCAATTGAGATGTTTCGTTTGATGCAAATGGGGAAAGTGAGGCCTAATTACGTGACTTTGGTGAGCGTTCTTTCTGCAATTTCAAGAATTGGGGCACTTGAGTTGGGGAAATGGGTGCATTTGTATGCTGAGAGGAATGACATTGTGATCGATGATGTGCTTGGCTCTGCATTGATTGATATGTATGCTAAGTGCGGGAGCATTGAGAAAGCAGTTCAGGTCTTTAACAGGATAAGTAAACCGAATACAATTACATGGAGTGCGATAATCGGGGGTCTCGCAATCCATGGTAGAGCGAAGGATGCTCTTGATTATTTTTCAAGGATGGAACGTGAGGGGGTAACTCCTAGTGGTGTTGTCTACATAGGTATATTGACTGCTTGTAGCCATGCAGGGTTAGTAGAAGAGGGGCGtttatttttcaatcatattGTCAATGAGGTTGACTTTGAACATAGGCTTGAACATTATGGATGTATGGTTGATCTATTAGGCCGTGCTGGGCTACTTAAAGAAGCTGAAGAGTTTATATTGAACATGCCAATAAAACCCGATGATGTGACATGGAAGGCCTTGTTAGGTGCCTGTAAGATGCATGGGAATATAGAGATGGGAGACCGTGTTGCTCAGATTTTGATGAATATGGCTCCTCGTGATAGCGGAGCTTACGTGGCATTGTCAAATATATATGCTGCTTGTAGAGATTGGGAATCAGTTGCAAGGGTGAGGTTAAAAATGAATGAGATGAATGTAAGGAAAGACCCTGGATGCAGTTGGATTGAGCTAGATGGAATTGTTCATCAGTTTCTTGTGGAAGATGATTCCCACCCCAGAGCTAAAGAGATTCATTCAATGCTACTCGAAATTGCCGAGCAAATGAGGTTGGTAGGATATAAGCCTGATACCTCGCAAGTTTTGCTCAACATCGACgatgaggaagaaaaagaaagcatACTCTACTATCACAGTGAAAGGATTGCTATTGCATTTGGCTTAATCAGCACAAACCCTGGAACACCGCTTCGGATAGTGAAGAACCTCCGTGTATGCGATGATTGTCACTCTTGGATAAAACTAATCTCGAAGATTTACAAACGCGAAATAATTGTTAGGGATCGGAGGCGTTTTCACCATTTTGAGAATGGTTTATGTTCTTGCAAGGACTACTGGTGA
- the LOC107924454 gene encoding N-terminal acetyltransferase A complex catalytic subunit NAA10, which produces MVCIRKATMDDLLAMQACNLLCLPENYQMKYYFYHILSWPQLLYVAEDYNGRIVGYVLAKMEDESNECHGHITSLAVLRTHRKLGLATKLMNAAQAAMEQVFGAEYVSLHVRKSNRAAFNLYTQTLGYKIHDVEAKYYADGEDAYDMRKQLKEKTNHHHGHHHHHHHHHHHGGGCCSGDARSGEAAHTRGDSKSESKASTKSDSKTG; this is translated from the exons ATGGTGTGCATACGCAAGGCGACCATGGACGACCTACTGGCTATGCAAGCTTGCAACTTGCTTTGCCTTCCCGAGAATTACCAGATGAAATACTATTTCTACCACATCCTCTCTTGGCCTCAGCTTCTTTACGTCGCCGAGGACTACAACGGCCGCATCGTCGGTTACGTCCTCGCTAAGATGGAGGACGAAAGCAACGAGTGCCACGGCCACATTACCTCTCTCGCCGTCCTCCGCACTCACCGCAAGCTTGGCCTCGCCACTAAGCTCATGAACGCCGCCCAAGCCGCCATGGAGCAG GTGTTTGGAGCAGAGTATGTGTCGCTGCATGTGAGGAAGAGTAACAGGGCAGCGTTTAATCTGTATACCCAGACGTTGGGGTATAAGATTCATGATGTGGAGGCCAAGTATTATGCAGATGGGGAGGATGCATATGACATGAGGAAGCAGTTGAAAGAAAAGACGAACCATCATCATGGTCATCatcatcaccaccaccaccaccatcatcATGGTGGTGGATGTTGTTCAGGTGATGCAAGAAGTGGAGAAGCGGCTCACACACGAGGAGACTCGAAATCAGAGTCAAAAGCTAGCACAAAATCTGATTCCAAAACTGGATGA